From Candidatus Woesearchaeota archaeon, a single genomic window includes:
- a CDS encoding transcription factor S — MMFCPKCGSILTQKKEKNKTFIGCSCGYILKTGNVEVKEEVKSKETEIEIIDANKETLPEIDMECEKCGNKKAYFWMIQTRAGDEPETKFYKCTKCNHTWRDYS, encoded by the coding sequence ATGATGTTTTGCCCGAAGTGCGGATCAATTCTAACGCAAAAAAAAGAGAAAAACAAAACCTTCATAGGATGTAGTTGCGGATACATCCTAAAAACAGGAAACGTAGAAGTAAAAGAAGAAGTAAAATCAAAAGAAACAGAAATAGAAATAATAGACGCAAACAAAGAAACACTACCAGAAATAGACATGGAATGCGAAAAATGCGGAAACAAAAAAGCATACTTCTGGATGATACAAACAAGAGCAGGAGACGAACCAGAAACCAAATTCTACAAATGCACAAAATGCAACCATACATGGAGAGATTATTCTTAA
- a CDS encoding DUF192 domain-containing protein codes for MTLYFSKNGKKVFVTSNVVFRRSVFSKGFGLMFHSKIIDEAHLFYFCSPRRVALTMLFVFFPIDVVFLKNNVVVELKKNFRPFSNYISREKADLVIELPLNFIDDKKIIVGSKLVLD; via the coding sequence ATGACTCTTTATTTTTCTAAGAATGGTAAGAAAGTATTTGTTACTAGTAATGTGGTTTTTAGAAGAAGTGTTTTTAGTAAGGGTTTTGGTTTAATGTTTCATTCTAAGATTATTGATGAGGCTCATCTTTTTTATTTTTGTAGTCCTAGAAGGGTTGCTTTGACTATGTTGTTTGTTTTTTTTCCTATTGATGTTGTTTTTTTAAAGAACAATGTTGTTGTTGAGTTAAAAAAGAATTTTAGGCCTTTTAGTAATTATATTTCTAGAGAAAAAGCTGATTTGGTCATTGAGTTGCCTTTGAATTTTATTGATGATAAAAAAATAATTGTTGGTTCTAAGTTAGTTTTAGATTAA
- a CDS encoding 4Fe-4S binding protein — protein sequence MVKVSVDSDKCIGCGACVDACPSGVFEMNNGKAVVKNENACISCKSCVDTCPAGAISVKD from the coding sequence ATGGTTAAGGTTAGTGTTGATTCTGATAAGTGTATTGGTTGTGGCGCTTGCGTGGATGCTTGTCCTTCTGGCGTGTTCGAAATGAATAATGGAAAAGCAGTTGTTAAAAATGAAAATGCTTGTATTTCTTGTAAGTCTTGCGTTGATACTTGTCCTGCGGGTGCTATTTCTGTTAAAGATTAA
- a CDS encoding DUF167 domain-containing protein — translation MSFDLKNFVDRSGFDVVVKTNQRKDCVDLVDDLVVVCVRAKPENNLANLEVERVLSKFFGKSVKIVKGKSSRKKVVVFS, via the coding sequence ATGTCTTTTGATTTGAAGAATTTTGTTGATAGGTCTGGTTTTGATGTTGTTGTTAAAACTAATCAACGTAAGGATTGTGTTGATTTGGTTGATGATTTGGTTGTTGTTTGTGTTAGGGCTAAGCCTGAGAATAATTTAGCTAATTTAGAGGTTGAACGCGTTTTATCTAAGTTTTTTGGTAAATCTGTTAAGATTGTTAAGGGTAAATCTTCTAGGAAAAAAGTTGTTGTTTTTTCTTAA
- the map gene encoding type II methionyl aminopeptidase: MNEEIIKKYKEAGRIANQALKLGKELIKPGKDMLTALQKIEEYIIKEGGFPAFPPQISLNSVAAHFYPDEEYIFQEGDLAKLDVGVSIDGYIADNAITYDLGNNKELVDASREALNEALKIIKPGIKISEIGAKIQEVITKKGFSSIINLSGHGLERYEIHAKPSIPNIKIENDSVLEEGMIIAIEPFATNGAGVVYESGNATIFTLINEKPLRRPDSRKVLNEIKKYKGLPFCSTNLYKIFGKPTTLFALREMKQQGMLREHPPLVDKNKGLVSQAEHSVIVLKEPIIYTKFD, from the coding sequence ATGAATGAAGAAATAATAAAAAAATACAAAGAAGCAGGAAGAATAGCTAACCAAGCACTAAAACTAGGAAAAGAACTAATAAAACCAGGAAAAGACATGCTTACAGCTCTACAAAAAATAGAAGAATACATAATAAAAGAAGGAGGATTCCCTGCATTTCCACCACAAATATCACTAAATAGCGTAGCCGCACATTTCTACCCAGACGAAGAATACATATTTCAAGAAGGAGACTTAGCCAAATTAGACGTAGGCGTAAGCATAGACGGATACATAGCAGATAACGCAATAACCTACGATTTAGGAAACAACAAAGAATTAGTAGATGCAAGCAGAGAAGCACTAAACGAAGCACTAAAAATAATAAAACCAGGCATAAAAATAAGCGAAATAGGCGCAAAGATACAAGAAGTAATAACAAAGAAAGGATTCTCATCAATAATAAATTTATCAGGACACGGCTTAGAAAGATACGAAATACACGCAAAACCATCAATACCAAACATCAAAATAGAAAATGACTCAGTACTAGAAGAAGGCATGATCATAGCGATAGAACCATTCGCAACAAACGGCGCAGGAGTAGTATACGAATCAGGAAATGCAACAATATTCACACTAATAAACGAAAAACCACTAAGAAGACCTGACTCAAGAAAAGTACTAAATGAAATAAAAAAATATAAAGGACTACCATTCTGCTCCACTAATCTATACAAAATATTTGGAAAACCAACAACGCTATTCGCATTAAGAGAAATGAAACAACAAGGAATGCTAAGAGAACACCCTCCACTAGTTGACAAAAATAAAGGATTAGTAAGCCAAGCAGAACACTCAGTAATAGTATTAAAAGAACCAATAATATACACAAAATTCGACTAA
- a CDS encoding AAA family ATPase — translation MKFGITGKIGSGKDTVADKLVEKGFIHISLSDILREDLKRQGKNVTRDNLVELGARIRKEYGGAILAERAYAKVEEDKNYVFTSVGRTEEVEFFKSKGVKIIFVDAPLKLRFERARKRKRESEPLKFSDFKKLERIESKGKKLERNLDDIKKVSDIILLNDSSLNSLYKKIDSISKYQRPGWDDYFMELVKVVAKRATCGRGRTGCVITKNNHILATGYVGSAPGLPHCDDVGHLMVKTLHPDGVERDHCIRTTHAEQNAIAQAARNGISLEGATIYMKLEPCFSCAKQIITVGIKKVICAKRYHAGQETRKMFKKAGVALIALEDKNIDYERG, via the coding sequence ATGAAGTTTGGAATTACAGGTAAAATTGGTTCCGGAAAAGACACTGTTGCTGATAAACTAGTGGAAAAAGGTTTTATTCACATTTCTTTATCTGATATTCTTCGTGAAGACTTAAAAAGACAAGGTAAAAATGTTACTAGAGATAATCTTGTTGAGTTAGGTGCAAGAATAAGAAAGGAATATGGTGGTGCTATTCTTGCTGAGAGGGCTTATGCTAAAGTTGAGGAAGATAAGAATTATGTTTTTACTTCTGTTGGTAGAACTGAAGAAGTTGAGTTCTTTAAGAGTAAAGGTGTTAAGATTATTTTTGTTGATGCTCCTTTAAAATTAAGGTTTGAAAGAGCTAGGAAAAGAAAGAGAGAAAGCGAACCTTTAAAGTTTAGTGATTTTAAGAAACTTGAAAGAATTGAGTCTAAGGGTAAGAAGCTTGAAAGGAACTTGGATGATATAAAGAAGGTTTCTGATATTATTTTATTGAATGATTCTTCTTTGAATTCTTTGTATAAAAAGATTGATAGTATTTCTAAGTATCAAAGGCCTGGTTGGGATGATTATTTCATGGAGCTAGTTAAGGTTGTTGCTAAGCGTGCTACTTGTGGTAGGGGTAGAACTGGGTGTGTTATTACTAAGAATAATCATATTTTAGCTACTGGTTATGTTGGTTCTGCTCCGGGTTTGCCTCATTGTGATGATGTTGGTCATTTGATGGTTAAGACTTTGCATCCTGATGGTGTTGAGCGTGATCATTGTATTAGGACTACTCATGCTGAGCAGAATGCTATTGCTCAGGCTGCTAGGAATGGTATTTCTTTAGAGGGTGCGACTATTTATATGAAGTTAGAGCCTTGTTTTTCTTGTGCTAAGCAAATTATTACTGTTGGTATTAAGAAAGTTATTTGTGCTAAGCGGTATCATGCTGGTCAGGAAACTAGGAAAATGTTTAAAAAAGCAGGCGTAGCACTTATTGCGTTAGAAGATAAAAATATAGATTATGAGCGAGGTTGA
- the nifJ gene encoding pyruvate:ferredoxin (flavodoxin) oxidoreductase: MEKDSALYEIFDGNTAAAKIAYQFSEVAAIYPITPSSPMGELIDLWSSQNKKNLFGKPVKVAEMQSEAGAAGAIHGSLSAGALTTTFTASQGLLLMMPNMFKIAGELLPAVFHVAARSLAYQSLSIFGDHSDVMAVRGTGFALMAASNIQEVQDLAVISHLSTLEASIPFLNFFDGFRTSHEIQKIRTINTETLKEMLREEHVLRFKKNALNPDSPYAKVGAENPDVYFQGRESSNKHYEVLPSIVKKYMVEFKEKTSRSYSLVEYQGHPEAEKLIVAMGSATDTIKETVDYLNNKGERVGLIKIIMYRPFPSEELLNLIPESVKKIAVLDRTKESGSVGEPLYLDVIATLKDKNLKIIGGRYGLSSKEFTPSMVKAVFDFLDEECKHDFTVGINDDLTHKSLKVKEQIFTEPDSTFKCKFWGYGSDGTVSANKNSIKIIGEATDLNVQAYFSYDSKKSGGVTVSHLRFGKEKIRSQYLLTEADFIALHKPSYIGRYDILEGIRDNGTFLINSSLKPEEVFESLTKDMQETIISKNIKVYVVDASDIAYKVGLRNKINTVMQTAFFKVTSIIPVDEAIKLMKKHVEDQFKSKGKEIVDMNFQCIDETLNHVHEVPIVKTDKSASMLKLIPDGASNFEKGIVEPVMRQKGDSIPVSLMTNTGAVPTGTTKIEKRGVALEIPRWLPENCIQCGQCSFVCPHAAIRMKQIHPDSLKNAPSSFEVIKSNTKNNNDLDFKVQVYPEDCIGCRVCVDACPVKNKALEMIPIEEDRKKENVNLDFFESLPYISEGTDSATIKGSQFLRPYFEFSGACGGCGETPYVKLVTQLFGDRMIIANATGCSSIFGGTFPTIPYCKDDDGRGPAWANSLFEDNAEYGYGMRLAVDENRESLRLLIEQLLNSGTTAELKDQFSKLLGLWHETNNEAKQVRDKILELMPDALSKVYGESEPILKKIDELKTYLLDKSVWIFGGDGWAYDIGFGGLDHVLAQGKNVNVLVLDTEVYSNTGGQASKATPRGATAKFAMAGKSLPKKNLGLMLTSYGYIYVASVNLGANKAQVLKALKEAEAYDGPSIVIAYAPCIAHGYNMFDREIHAKNAVSSGYWPLYRFNPGNEGDEFSWDAPPKSLDFNEFLMSENRYRSLLSSHPLNAQKLFDQAEKDNVLRFERYKALKKFDGGQ; the protein is encoded by the coding sequence ATGGAAAAAGATTCTGCACTATACGAAATATTTGATGGAAATACTGCTGCTGCAAAAATAGCATATCAATTCAGCGAAGTAGCAGCAATTTATCCTATAACTCCTTCTTCACCAATGGGTGAACTAATAGATTTATGGTCTTCCCAAAACAAAAAAAATCTTTTTGGAAAACCAGTTAAAGTTGCAGAGATGCAATCAGAAGCTGGAGCGGCAGGCGCCATCCATGGTTCATTAAGCGCGGGCGCGTTAACAACTACGTTCACAGCGTCTCAAGGATTACTATTAATGATGCCTAACATGTTCAAAATAGCAGGAGAACTCTTACCAGCAGTGTTTCACGTCGCGGCTCGTTCCCTAGCATATCAATCTTTATCTATTTTTGGTGATCATTCAGACGTAATGGCTGTTCGTGGAACAGGATTTGCGTTAATGGCCGCATCAAACATTCAAGAAGTTCAAGATTTAGCAGTCATCTCTCACTTATCTACTCTAGAAGCCAGTATTCCTTTTTTGAATTTTTTTGATGGATTTAGAACGTCTCACGAAATTCAAAAAATAAGAACTATTAATACTGAAACTCTTAAAGAAATGCTTCGTGAAGAACACGTTTTACGATTTAAAAAAAATGCTTTAAATCCTGATTCACCATACGCTAAAGTAGGCGCTGAGAATCCTGATGTTTATTTTCAAGGAAGAGAATCTTCTAATAAGCATTATGAGGTTCTTCCTAGCATTGTTAAAAAATACATGGTTGAATTCAAAGAGAAAACAAGCAGATCTTATTCCTTGGTTGAGTATCAAGGTCATCCTGAAGCCGAGAAATTAATAGTTGCGATGGGTTCTGCTACTGACACGATTAAAGAAACTGTTGATTATCTTAACAATAAAGGTGAACGAGTTGGTTTAATTAAAATAATCATGTATAGACCTTTTCCTTCTGAGGAATTACTTAATTTAATTCCTGAATCTGTTAAAAAAATAGCTGTTCTTGATAGAACTAAAGAATCAGGGTCTGTTGGTGAACCATTATACTTAGATGTTATTGCAACTCTTAAAGATAAAAATTTAAAGATTATTGGTGGTCGTTACGGCTTGTCATCTAAAGAGTTTACGCCTTCCATGGTGAAAGCTGTTTTTGATTTTCTTGATGAAGAGTGCAAGCATGATTTCACTGTGGGTATTAATGATGATTTAACTCATAAATCTTTGAAGGTGAAAGAACAAATTTTTACTGAGCCTGATTCAACTTTTAAGTGTAAATTTTGGGGTTATGGTTCTGATGGCACAGTTAGTGCTAATAAGAATTCTATAAAGATTATTGGTGAAGCTACTGATTTGAATGTTCAAGCTTATTTTTCTTATGATTCTAAAAAAAGTGGTGGAGTCACCGTTTCGCATCTCCGTTTTGGTAAAGAAAAAATTAGGTCTCAATATTTATTAACTGAAGCTGATTTTATTGCGCTTCACAAACCTTCTTATATTGGCAGATACGATATTTTAGAAGGAATACGCGATAATGGAACCTTTTTGATTAATTCTTCTTTGAAGCCTGAAGAAGTTTTTGAGAGTTTAACTAAGGACATGCAAGAAACTATTATTAGTAAGAACATAAAGGTTTATGTTGTTGATGCGTCTGATATTGCTTACAAAGTAGGTCTTAGAAATAAGATTAACACAGTTATGCAGACTGCTTTTTTTAAGGTTACTAGTATTATTCCTGTTGATGAAGCTATTAAATTAATGAAGAAACACGTGGAGGACCAGTTTAAATCTAAGGGTAAAGAAATAGTTGATATGAATTTTCAGTGTATTGATGAAACTCTTAATCACGTACACGAAGTTCCTATTGTTAAAACTGATAAATCCGCGTCTATGTTAAAGCTCATTCCTGATGGCGCTTCTAATTTTGAAAAAGGCATAGTTGAGCCCGTTATGCGTCAAAAAGGAGATTCTATTCCTGTTTCTTTAATGACTAATACAGGCGCGGTTCCTACTGGCACTACTAAGATTGAGAAGAGAGGTGTTGCTTTAGAGATTCCTAGGTGGTTGCCTGAAAATTGTATTCAGTGTGGTCAATGTTCTTTTGTTTGTCCTCATGCAGCTATAAGGATGAAGCAGATTCATCCTGATTCTTTAAAGAATGCTCCTAGTTCTTTTGAGGTTATTAAGTCTAATACTAAAAATAATAATGATCTTGATTTTAAGGTTCAGGTTTATCCTGAGGATTGTATTGGTTGTCGTGTCTGTGTTGATGCTTGTCCTGTTAAGAATAAGGCTTTAGAAATGATTCCTATTGAGGAAGACAGAAAAAAAGAAAATGTTAATCTTGATTTCTTTGAGTCTTTGCCTTATATTAGTGAAGGTACTGATTCTGCTACTATTAAAGGTTCTCAGTTCTTAAGGCCTTATTTTGAGTTTTCTGGTGCTTGTGGTGGTTGTGGTGAAACTCCTTATGTTAAATTAGTAACTCAGTTGTTTGGTGATAGGATGATTATTGCTAATGCTACGGGTTGTTCTTCTATTTTTGGTGGTACTTTTCCCACTATTCCTTATTGTAAAGATGATGATGGTAGAGGTCCTGCGTGGGCTAATTCTTTGTTTGAGGATAACGCGGAATATGGTTATGGTATGCGTTTAGCTGTTGATGAGAATCGTGAATCTTTAAGACTTTTGATTGAGCAATTACTTAATTCGGGAACTACTGCTGAATTAAAGGATCAGTTTTCTAAGCTTTTAGGGTTGTGGCATGAAACTAATAATGAAGCTAAACAAGTTAGGGATAAAATTCTTGAATTAATGCCTGATGCTTTATCTAAGGTTTATGGTGAAAGCGAACCTATTCTTAAAAAGATTGATGAGTTAAAAACTTATTTGCTTGATAAGAGTGTTTGGATATTCGGAGGGGATGGTTGGGCTTATGATATTGGTTTTGGTGGATTAGATCATGTTTTGGCTCAGGGTAAAAATGTTAATGTTTTAGTTTTGGATACCGAGGTTTATTCTAATACTGGTGGTCAGGCTTCTAAAGCTACTCCTAGGGGTGCTACGGCTAAATTCGCTATGGCTGGTAAGTCTTTGCCGAAGAAGAATCTTGGTTTGATGCTTACTTCTTATGGTTATATTTATGTGGCTTCTGTTAATCTTGGTGCTAATAAGGCTCAGGTTCTTAAGGCTTTGAAGGAAGCTGAGGCTTATGATGGCCCTAGTATCGTTATTGCGTATGCTCCTTGTATTGCTCATGGTTATAATATGTTTGATCGTGAGATTCATGCTAAGAACGCTGTTAGTAGCGGTTATTGGCCTTTGTACAGGTTTAATCCTGGTAATGAGGGTGACGAGTTTTCGTGGGATGCTCCTCCTAAGTCTTTAGATTTTAATGAATTCTTGATGTCTGAAAACAGGTATAGGTCTTTGTTAAGTAGTCATCCTTTGAATGCTCAGAAATTATTTGATCAGGCTGAGAAGGATAATGTTTTAAGATTTGAGCGTTATAAAGCTTTAAAAAAATTTGACGGAGGGCAATAA
- the rpl44e gene encoding 50S ribosomal protein L44e (protein component of the ribosomal E (exit) site that binds newly deacylated tRNAs after peptide bond formation; contains a zinc finger motif), whose translation MKKPKVMKRYCSKCKKHTEHKVAESKNRGRSKANPLSRFGLRRLLDRGLRRGAGNQGKFSKPPIKNWKSTGKKTTKKTDLRYTCPDCKKTSVQKSGIRVKKLELI comes from the coding sequence ATGAAAAAGCCAAAAGTAATGAAGCGATACTGTTCCAAATGTAAAAAACACACAGAACACAAAGTCGCAGAATCAAAAAACAGAGGAAGAAGCAAAGCAAATCCACTATCAAGATTCGGATTAAGAAGATTACTAGACAGAGGCCTAAGAAGAGGCGCAGGAAATCAAGGAAAATTCTCAAAACCACCAATAAAAAATTGGAAAAGCACAGGAAAAAAAACAACAAAGAAAACAGACCTAAGATACACCTGTCCTGACTGTAAAAAAACAAGCGTTCAAAAATCAGGAATAAGAGTAAAAAAACTAGAACTAATATAA
- a CDS encoding RNA-protein complex protein Nop10 translates to MHILKCVVCGNYCLDNVCSCGAKTERVVPPRFSPDDKYAKYRRQAKLELENEKANG, encoded by the coding sequence ATGCATATCCTTAAATGTGTTGTTTGTGGAAATTATTGTTTAGATAATGTTTGTAGTTGTGGGGCTAAGACTGAGCGGGTTGTTCCTCCTCGTTTTAGTCCTGATGATAAATATGCTAAGTATAGGAGGCAAGCTAAGCTTGAGTTAGAAAATGAAAAAGCAAATGGTTAA
- a CDS encoding tyrosine-type recombinase/integrase has translation MMKLLEAELKLRGYSGSTIESYIKYNLDCLEFLKKKPEEIIANDLKIYLAHLITEKRLSPRTLNLARSALLFFYNNVLEKGFVNIKTPKITASLPTVLTKEEVKRLLEHSSAKKSKLMMMLLYSSGLRVSELVNLKWNNLELDEKIAWVRSGKGQKDRMIILSEALSDLLKKLPRQSEYVFSGRNGQLSTKNIQKIVKLTASKANISKKVTPHTLRHSFATHLLETGNDIRVIQELLGHSNLQTTQIYTHVSSEHKKKVISPLDSL, from the coding sequence ATGATGAAATTGCTAGAAGCCGAACTAAAATTAAGAGGTTACAGCGGATCAACAATAGAATCATACATAAAATATAATTTGGATTGTTTAGAGTTCTTAAAGAAAAAACCTGAAGAAATAATAGCTAATGATTTAAAGATTTATTTAGCTCATTTAATAACTGAAAAAAGATTATCGCCAAGAACTCTGAATTTGGCAAGATCTGCTTTATTGTTTTTTTACAACAACGTTTTAGAAAAAGGTTTTGTTAATATTAAAACGCCAAAGATAACTGCTTCTCTTCCAACAGTATTGACAAAAGAAGAAGTTAAGAGATTGTTGGAGCACAGTAGTGCGAAAAAATCAAAATTAATGATGATGTTACTTTATTCATCTGGTTTAAGGGTTTCAGAGCTCGTAAATTTAAAATGGAATAATTTAGAGTTGGATGAAAAAATAGCTTGGGTGAGAAGCGGAAAAGGCCAAAAAGACAGGATGATAATATTGTCAGAAGCATTATCTGATTTATTAAAAAAACTTCCAAGACAATCTGAATACGTATTTTCAGGACGAAATGGACAACTCTCTACTAAGAATATACAAAAAATCGTTAAATTAACGGCTAGTAAAGCAAATATATCTAAAAAAGTTACACCTCATACTTTAAGACATAGTTTCGCAACACATTTATTAGAAACAGGTAATGATATAAGAGTTATTCAAGAATTATTAGGGCATAGTAATTTACAAACTACTCAAATATATACTCATGTTAGTTCTGAACATAAAAAGAAAGTTATAAGTCCTTTAGATTCTTTGTAA
- a CDS encoding PAC2 family protein: protein MKKQMVNDWEITVVKKVALSNPVLIEGLPGIGNVGKIVVDYLVEELDADKIMVFFSYDLPNSVFVNEDNLVELPKIEMYHKKINGKDFLFLAGDVQPSSERASYVFSELVLNIVEKHGCKEIITLGGIGLSEPPEKPAVFCAGNNEVFVKKFLSKGAKNNVYGLVGPIIGLSGLLVGMSAKRNIKSTALLAETFGHPMYLGLKGARSSIKVLNKVYDFKVSLTSLNREIRLVEKEELEYEEGSTSASLQKIKKLKEINYIG, encoded by the coding sequence ATGAAAAAGCAAATGGTTAATGATTGGGAAATAACTGTTGTGAAGAAGGTTGCTTTGTCTAATCCTGTTCTTATTGAGGGTTTGCCTGGTATTGGTAATGTTGGTAAGATCGTTGTTGATTATTTGGTTGAGGAATTAGATGCGGATAAAATAATGGTTTTTTTTAGTTATGATTTGCCTAATTCTGTTTTTGTTAATGAGGATAATTTGGTTGAGTTGCCTAAGATTGAGATGTATCATAAGAAGATTAATGGTAAGGATTTTTTGTTTTTAGCTGGTGATGTTCAGCCTTCTTCTGAGCGTGCTAGTTATGTTTTTTCTGAGTTAGTTCTTAATATTGTTGAGAAGCATGGTTGTAAAGAAATTATTACTCTTGGTGGTATTGGTTTGTCTGAGCCTCCTGAGAAGCCCGCTGTTTTTTGTGCAGGTAACAATGAGGTTTTTGTTAAGAAATTTTTGAGTAAGGGGGCTAAGAACAATGTTTATGGTTTAGTTGGACCTATTATTGGTTTGTCTGGTTTACTTGTTGGTATGAGTGCTAAGCGTAATATTAAATCTACTGCTTTGTTAGCTGAGACTTTTGGTCATCCTATGTACTTAGGTTTAAAAGGTGCTAGGTCTTCTATTAAGGTGCTTAATAAAGTATATGATTTTAAGGTTAGTCTTACTAGTTTGAATAGGGAAATTAGGCTCGTGGAGAAGGAAGAATTAGAATATGAAGAAGGTTCTACTTCTGCTTCTTTGCAGAAGATTAAGAAGCTTAAGGAAATTAATTATATTGGTTGA
- a CDS encoding 30S ribosomal protein S27e — MKQPESKFIKVRCIKCKNEQVIFGKSSSKVSCLVCGKELGSPTGGKTKVKARVLEVLE, encoded by the coding sequence ATGAAGCAACCTGAATCTAAATTTATTAAAGTTAGATGTATTAAATGTAAGAATGAACAAGTTATTTTTGGAAAATCTTCTTCTAAAGTTTCTTGTTTAGTTTGTGGTAAAGAACTTGGTTCGCCTACTGGTGGTAAAACTAAGGTTAAAGCAAGAGTTCTTGAAGTTTTGGAATAA
- a CDS encoding S1 RNA-binding domain-containing protein, whose translation MLFKKTGFPEEGDLVFATVTSVQYNSVFVKIEDYNRQGLIHISEVSPGRIRNIRDYVKEGKMVVCKVIKIDESKGHIDLSLRRVTEMQKRSKNDERKQEQKAENIIELLASTLKESVDKVYKEISDVLLPKYEMLQYAFEDVIENGISLKSVGVPDKYADKLEVLVKEKIKPKKVTISGTLMIKSYEEEGAEFVKNALVKAQGVTDELLIKCLGAGNYSLELHDKDYKGAEAKLKLVLDSIHDSIKSSKLTSFSFKKKEKD comes from the coding sequence ATGTTATTTAAGAAGACAGGGTTTCCTGAGGAAGGTGATTTAGTTTTTGCTACTGTGACGAGTGTTCAGTATAATTCTGTTTTTGTTAAGATTGAAGATTATAATCGTCAAGGTCTTATTCATATTTCTGAGGTTAGTCCTGGTAGGATTAGGAACATCAGGGATTATGTTAAAGAAGGTAAAATGGTTGTTTGTAAGGTTATTAAGATTGATGAATCTAAAGGTCATATTGATTTGTCTCTTCGTCGTGTTACTGAGATGCAGAAGCGTTCTAAGAATGATGAGCGTAAGCAAGAGCAGAAAGCTGAGAATATTATTGAATTGTTGGCGTCTACGCTTAAGGAATCTGTTGATAAGGTTTACAAAGAAATTAGTGATGTTTTACTTCCTAAGTATGAAATGTTACAATATGCTTTTGAGGATGTGATTGAGAATGGTATTTCTCTTAAAAGTGTTGGTGTTCCTGATAAGTATGCTGATAAATTAGAGGTTTTGGTTAAAGAGAAGATTAAACCTAAAAAAGTTACTATTTCTGGTACTTTGATGATTAAGAGTTATGAAGAGGAAGGTGCTGAATTTGTTAAGAATGCTTTGGTTAAAGCTCAGGGTGTTACTGATGAGCTTCTTATTAAGTGTTTGGGCGCTGGTAATTATTCTTTGGAGCTTCATGATAAGGATTATAAGGGCGCGGAAGCTAAGTTAAAATTGGTTCTTGATTCTATTCATGACTCTATTAAAAGTAGTAAGTTGACCTCTTTTAGTTTTAAGAAGAAAGAGAAAGATTAA